In a single window of the Elaeis guineensis isolate ETL-2024a chromosome 8, EG11, whole genome shotgun sequence genome:
- the LOC105032397 gene encoding chloroplast envelope quinone oxidoreductase homolog, producing MAERVMQAVQYTGYGGGAAGLKHVKVPIPSPKKDEILLKLEATSINPVDWKIQKGMLRPFLPSKFPFIPCADVAGEVIEVGPAVSSFKAGDKVVAMLNFLNGGGLAEFAVAPVALTVSRPSEVSATEGASLPTAAATALQALKAGGTKFDGSNKPSNVLITAASGGVGHYAVQLAKLANLHVTATCGARNIELVKSLGADEVLDYKTPDGTSLKSPSGRKYDSVIHCTTGIGWSTFEPNLTTNGKVIDITPSFKSIVTTVLKKVTFSKKQLVPLLLVPKGEDLKFLVNLAKEGKLKTLVDSRYPLTKAEEAWTKSIDGHATGKIIVEM from the exons ATGGCTGAGAGAGTCATGCAGGCGGTCCAGTACACCGGTTACGGTGGGGGAGCTGCCGGCTTGAAG CATGTCAAAGTTCcaattccttcaccaaagaaagaTGAGATTTTGTTAAAGCTGGAAGCAACAAGTATAAATCCAGTTGATTGGAAAATTCAGAAAGGCATGCTTCGACCATTTTTGCCATCCAAATTTCCCTTCATACCAT GTGCTGATGTAGCAGGAGAAGTTATTGAGGTAGGTCCTGCAGTGAGCTCCTTTAAAGCAGGTGACAAAGTTGTTGCCATGCTTAACTTTCTG AATGGTGGCGGGCTTGCTGAGTTTGCTGTGGCACCGGTGGCCCTTACAGTCAGTAGGCCTTCTGAAGTATCTGCAACTGAAGGTGCCAGCCTGCCTACAGCAGCTGCTACTGCCCTCCAGGCACTGAAGGCTGGTGGGACCAAGTTCGATGGCAGCAACAAGCCATCAAATGTCCTGATCACTGCTGCCTCTGGTGGTGTGGGACATTATGCTGTCCAGCTTGCCAAGCTTGCAAACCTCCATGTGACGGCTACCTGTGGTGCCCGAAACATAGAGCTTGTGAAGAGTCTGGGTGCAGATGAGGTGTTGGACTACAAGACTCCAGATGGCACAAGCTTGAAGAGCCCATCAGGCAGGAAATATGATTCAGTGATCCACTGCACTACCGGCATTGGCTGGTCCACCTTTGAGCCTAATTTGACTACTAATGGAAAGGTCATTGACATAACTCCATCCTTCAAGAGTATAGTTACTACTGTCTTAAAAAAGGTGACCTTCTCCAAGAAGCAGCTGGTGCCCTTGCTATTAGTACCAAAGGGGGAGGACTTGAAGTTTCTGGTAAATTTGGCAAAGGAAGGTAAGCTCAAGACTCTGGTGGATTCAAGGTATCCTTTGACCAAAGCAGAGGAGGCTTGGACTAAGAGCATAGATGGTCATGCTACGGGGAAAATCATTGTGGAAATGTGA
- the LOC105032398 gene encoding cyclin-dependent kinase F-3-like isoform X2 encodes MARMDGPFSSINFNFFQILPANLSEIIPNASLEAIDLILQLCSWDPQKRPTAEQSLQHPFFHVGTWVPGPLQDPFYPKINETDVNHVSQHHREEFLVYSGYQENPRHSEFWPLTSSNGTMNDVSTMPSLSSSYLVNSQPSLQTVGVPESSAFSFASQQPNLLDRCSFGPMMTISSSIQQGHFFE; translated from the exons ATGGCCAGAATGGATGGACCTTTCTCATCAatcaattttaatttctttcag ATTCTGCCAGCCAATCTCTCAGAAATCATTCCTAATGCCAGCTTGGAAGCAATTGATTTGATCCTG CAACTTTGCTCTTGGGATCCACAAAAGAGGCCAACCGCGGAGCAATCACTACAACATCCATTTTTCCAT GTGGGAACATGGGTTCCAGGTCCTCTCCAGGATCCCTTTTATCCAAAGATAAATGAAACTG ATGTTAACCATGTCTCACAACATCATAGAGAG GAATTCCTAGTTTACTCTGGGTATCAGGAAAATCCTAGGCATTCAG AATTTTGGCCTCTGACATCTTCAAACGGAACCATGAATGATGTATCAACCATGCCTTCCTTGTCATCATCATACTTGGTAAACAG CCAACCCTCCCTGCAAACTGTTGGGGTTCCAGAATCCTCTGCATTTTCCTTTGCTTCACAGCAGCCAAATTTATTAGACAGATGTTCATTTGGACCAATGATGACTATTTCTTCATCCATTCAGCAGGGTCATTTCTTTGAGTAA
- the LOC105032398 gene encoding cyclin-dependent kinase F-3-like isoform X1 gives MARMDGPFSSINFNFFQILPANLSEIIPNASLEAIDLILQLCSWDPQKRPTAEQSLQHPFFHVGTWVPGPLQDPFYPKINETGPNPNLELNLWDFGTKSDDCFLGLTLAVKPSVSNIDVNHVSQHHREEFLVYSGYQENPRHSEFWPLTSSNGTMNDVSTMPSLSSSYLVNSQPSLQTVGVPESSAFSFASQQPNLLDRCSFGPMMTISSSIQQGHFFE, from the exons ATGGCCAGAATGGATGGACCTTTCTCATCAatcaattttaatttctttcag ATTCTGCCAGCCAATCTCTCAGAAATCATTCCTAATGCCAGCTTGGAAGCAATTGATTTGATCCTG CAACTTTGCTCTTGGGATCCACAAAAGAGGCCAACCGCGGAGCAATCACTACAACATCCATTTTTCCAT GTGGGAACATGGGTTCCAGGTCCTCTCCAGGATCCCTTTTATCCAAAGATAAATGAAACTG GACCAAATCCAAATcttgaattgaatctatgggatttTGGCACCAAATCGGATGATTGCTTTCTTGGTCTGACACTGGCTGTCAAGCCTAGTGTTTCTAATATAG ATGTTAACCATGTCTCACAACATCATAGAGAG GAATTCCTAGTTTACTCTGGGTATCAGGAAAATCCTAGGCATTCAG AATTTTGGCCTCTGACATCTTCAAACGGAACCATGAATGATGTATCAACCATGCCTTCCTTGTCATCATCATACTTGGTAAACAG CCAACCCTCCCTGCAAACTGTTGGGGTTCCAGAATCCTCTGCATTTTCCTTTGCTTCACAGCAGCCAAATTTATTAGACAGATGTTCATTTGGACCAATGATGACTATTTCTTCATCCATTCAGCAGGGTCATTTCTTTGAGTAA